A stretch of the Methylacidiphilum caldifontis genome encodes the following:
- the rseP gene encoding RIP metalloprotease RseP gives MSFQSLLHFLVILLEVVFLFNVMIVVHELGHFLAAKWRGLVVERFGVWFGHPLWKKEIGGVTYSLGWIPAGGFVALPQMIPNEDKEGENNSSKPKLPPVSPKDKIIVALAGPVFSLLLALVFALIVYVVGRPVSESEMTTVIGYVVKDSPADHAGLKAGDKILKIDGHPVSRFQGMDNDSVTWNIVRSEGSTIAVEVEREGKILNFNVIPIKEERSAFQRKSLRQIFIMPAQTPTVAKVFPGSPADAASIQPNDQILEVDGQKLYSPFLLNDYISTHLQKEMTLLIRRGKKTFTVNIKPTFPEGEKIPRIGILWDLNGQMTLSHPGPFEQLKASISAMFNVLQAVLSPKSDIKPQHLSGPIGIMRFYYMLFESSHGWRLALWFSVLFNVNAALINLFPIPVLDGGHILLGLVEWIRGRPLNIKLLEALQTLFATLLIGYMLYVTFFDVQEIPWRSKGNVQELKFHSKNQEAVSKSQLENGK, from the coding sequence ATGTCTTTTCAATCGCTTCTTCATTTTCTGGTCATTTTATTGGAGGTGGTTTTCCTTTTCAACGTCATGATTGTTGTTCATGAGTTGGGCCATTTTTTAGCTGCAAAATGGAGAGGGTTAGTGGTGGAGAGGTTTGGAGTTTGGTTTGGGCATCCACTGTGGAAAAAGGAAATAGGTGGAGTGACTTATAGCCTTGGATGGATACCCGCAGGCGGATTTGTTGCCCTGCCCCAGATGATACCCAACGAGGATAAAGAAGGAGAGAATAACTCTTCTAAGCCCAAATTACCTCCCGTTTCTCCAAAGGACAAGATTATTGTTGCTCTTGCTGGTCCCGTTTTTAGTCTTCTTTTGGCTCTCGTATTTGCCCTGATTGTTTATGTTGTGGGTAGGCCCGTGAGTGAAAGCGAAATGACGACGGTCATTGGTTATGTCGTTAAGGATTCTCCTGCTGATCATGCGGGCTTAAAAGCGGGCGATAAAATCCTAAAAATTGATGGTCATCCCGTAAGCCGCTTTCAAGGTATGGACAATGATTCGGTGACTTGGAACATCGTTCGTAGTGAAGGATCAACGATTGCTGTTGAGGTGGAGAGAGAGGGAAAAATATTGAATTTTAACGTAATTCCCATAAAAGAAGAGAGGTCTGCGTTTCAGAGAAAAAGTTTAAGACAGATTTTTATTATGCCCGCTCAGACCCCTACGGTGGCTAAAGTTTTCCCTGGTAGCCCTGCCGATGCTGCATCTATTCAACCTAACGATCAAATTCTTGAGGTTGATGGGCAAAAACTTTATTCTCCCTTTCTTTTGAATGACTACATTTCGACCCATCTTCAGAAGGAAATGACCCTTTTGATTAGAAGAGGGAAGAAGACTTTTACAGTAAATATAAAACCCACTTTTCCTGAGGGTGAAAAGATTCCCCGAATCGGTATACTCTGGGATTTAAATGGCCAGATGACCCTTTCTCATCCCGGACCGTTTGAACAACTCAAAGCGAGTATTTCGGCAATGTTTAATGTTTTGCAAGCTGTTCTCTCGCCTAAATCTGACATCAAACCCCAACATTTAAGTGGACCGATTGGAATAATGAGGTTTTATTACATGCTCTTTGAAAGTTCCCATGGGTGGAGGCTTGCTCTTTGGTTTAGTGTGCTATTTAATGTTAACGCTGCGCTGATTAACTTGTTTCCGATTCCCGTTCTGGATGGTGGGCATATACTTCTGGGGCTCGTGGAATGGATAAGAGGCAGGCCCTTGAATATAAAGTTATTGGAAGCTCTTCAAACCCTTTTTGCTACCCTTCTTATTGGCTATATGCTTTATGTGACTTTCTTCGATGTTCAAGAAATTCCTTGGAGATCCAAGGGAAATGTTCAAGAATTGAAGTTTCATTCTAAAAACCAAGAAGCCGTTTCAAAGTCTCAGCTAGAAAATGGAAAATAA
- a CDS encoding 1-deoxy-D-xylulose-5-phosphate reductoisomerase produces MRKKVIILGSTGSIGRNALEVARKLSDRVEIVGLAAGSQSELLRQQCLEFNPRAFALWNASFQPEWFNEFSHSKGFWGPESLNALVEELDADIILVAIVGTAGLEPTLKAIEKGIHVALASKEILVMAGSVVMKRIREKNVQIIPVDSEHSAVFQCIRAEDRRSIRRIILTASGGPFRGYSIEKLKKVTVEEALNHPTWKMGKKITIDSASLFNKGLEMIEAHHLFSIPYSQIEVVIHPQSIIHSLVEFCDGSQLAQLSHSDMCLPIQFSFTFPERLPSPVRPLNLYEIGSLTFESPDHKCFPALNLSRFAGEAAGTYPCALNAANEVAVESFLDGKISFSEIWDCVRHVLDTHKQIKDPQLDEIIYADKMSRAAAREWIKKRVRL; encoded by the coding sequence ATGAGGAAAAAAGTCATTATTCTTGGTTCAACTGGATCCATCGGTCGTAATGCTCTGGAGGTGGCAAGGAAGCTTTCTGATCGGGTTGAAATTGTGGGTTTGGCTGCAGGATCTCAGTCAGAACTGCTTAGGCAACAGTGCCTTGAATTTAATCCTCGTGCTTTTGCTCTATGGAATGCGTCCTTTCAGCCTGAATGGTTCAACGAATTTTCACATTCCAAGGGGTTTTGGGGTCCAGAAAGCCTGAACGCTCTAGTTGAAGAGCTTGATGCGGACATTATCCTTGTGGCCATTGTGGGTACGGCTGGACTAGAACCTACTTTAAAAGCCATAGAAAAGGGGATCCATGTTGCCTTGGCGAGCAAGGAAATCCTGGTAATGGCTGGTAGCGTGGTGATGAAGAGGATAAGGGAAAAGAATGTCCAGATCATTCCCGTGGACAGTGAACATAGCGCTGTTTTCCAATGCATTCGGGCTGAGGATAGGCGTTCAATAAGACGAATCATCCTTACTGCTTCCGGTGGACCGTTCAGAGGTTATAGTATCGAAAAGCTAAAGAAAGTAACGGTTGAGGAGGCCTTGAATCATCCGACCTGGAAAATGGGCAAAAAAATTACTATTGATTCGGCCTCTCTCTTTAACAAGGGGCTAGAAATGATTGAAGCCCATCATCTTTTCTCTATTCCTTATTCTCAAATCGAAGTCGTTATTCACCCCCAAAGCATTATTCATTCTCTTGTTGAATTTTGTGATGGCTCTCAACTTGCTCAACTTAGCCATTCCGATATGTGCCTGCCGATCCAGTTTTCTTTTACTTTTCCTGAAAGATTGCCTAGCCCTGTTAGGCCTCTAAACCTTTATGAAATTGGCTCTTTAACCTTCGAATCACCTGATCATAAATGTTTCCCCGCTCTTAATCTTTCAAGATTTGCTGGGGAAGCAGCTGGAACGTATCCTTGCGCATTAAATGCAGCCAACGAGGTTGCTGTTGAATCTTTTCTTGATGGCAAAATTTCTTTTTCTGAAATTTGGGACTGTGTCCGCCATGTTCTGGATACCCACAAACAGATTAAAGATCCGCAACTCGATGAGATCATCTATGCAGATAAGATGTCTAGGGCAGCTGCGCGAGAGTGGATAAAAAAAAGAGTTCGACTTTAG
- the rplT gene encoding 50S ribosomal protein L20, with amino-acid sequence MARATNSAQSRKRRKRLLRCARGFRGRRSKLFRYAKDALYKARYWSYRDRKNKKREFRALWIQRINVACRNRGMTYSRFMEALKKSGVLMNRKMLAELAVRSREEFDRLFELARNINSTN; translated from the coding sequence ATGGCAAGAGCAACCAATTCAGCTCAGTCACGAAAACGACGCAAGAGGCTTCTACGATGTGCACGAGGTTTCCGAGGAAGAAGAAGCAAACTCTTTAGGTATGCTAAAGATGCCCTATATAAAGCCAGATACTGGTCCTACAGGGACAGGAAAAATAAAAAAAGGGAGTTTCGTGCTCTATGGATCCAGAGAATTAATGTGGCCTGCAGAAATCGAGGGATGACCTATAGTCGGTTTATGGAAGCCTTGAAGAAATCAGGTGTTCTAATGAACAGGAAAATGCTAGCAGAACTTGCGGTTCGGTCTAGAGAGGAATTTGATCGGCTTTTTGAGTTAGCTAGGAATATAAATTCGACAAATTAG
- the rpmI gene encoding 50S ribosomal protein L35, producing the protein MPKPIARRKTKKAAAKRFKVSAKGKVLYFGSGRRHLASSKNRKRMRRIGSPKVVDNSDRKRIVESLPFS; encoded by the coding sequence ATGCCTAAACCTATAGCTAGAAGAAAAACAAAGAAAGCGGCGGCAAAAAGATTTAAAGTATCAGCTAAAGGAAAGGTCCTCTATTTTGGATCGGGGAGGCGTCATTTGGCTTCTTCGAAAAACAGGAAAAGGATGAGAAGAATAGGTTCTCCAAAAGTTGTAGACAACTCGGACAGAAAGAGAATTGTTGAAAGTCTGCCCTTTTCTTAA
- the infC gene encoding translation initiation factor IF-3, with protein sequence MHPSSRFQHNKKTFVRINNAIRAKEVLVIDSTGKSLGVLPIQEAQLRAQQQGLDLVEVSPNAHPPVCKILDYGKYKYSLSKKEKDSKKGAVKLKEIQLHVNINEHDFLIKLKQAEAFMAKGMKVKFNLFLRGREITHQDLALNLMNRLIKELAHIGQTEQEPKLAGRNISLTFIPLPANKRMLKYNLPELEATKQKQEEKEKQKEK encoded by the coding sequence GTGCATCCATCATCCCGCTTCCAACATAATAAGAAAACCTTTGTTCGGATTAATAATGCTATTCGAGCAAAAGAGGTCCTTGTCATTGATTCAACAGGTAAATCATTAGGTGTGCTTCCCATTCAAGAAGCTCAACTAAGAGCTCAACAACAAGGACTAGATCTCGTGGAGGTTTCTCCCAATGCGCATCCCCCCGTTTGTAAGATCCTGGATTATGGAAAATATAAATATTCGTTGTCCAAAAAGGAAAAAGATTCGAAAAAAGGGGCGGTCAAGCTTAAAGAAATCCAGCTTCATGTGAATATTAACGAACATGATTTTCTTATAAAGCTTAAACAAGCAGAAGCTTTCATGGCCAAGGGCATGAAAGTGAAGTTCAATCTTTTTTTAAGAGGAAGAGAGATCACCCATCAAGATTTAGCTTTGAACCTGATGAATCGGTTGATTAAGGAGTTGGCTCATATAGGCCAAACGGAACAGGAGCCCAAACTTGCAGGTAGAAACATTTCCCTTACTTTTATTCCTTTACCTGCAAACAAAAGGATGCTAAAGTATAACCTTCCTGAACTGGAGGCAACAAAGCAAAAGCAAGAAGAGAAGGAAAAACAGAAGGAGAAGTAA